One window of Nostoc sp. C052 genomic DNA carries:
- a CDS encoding ABC transporter ATP-binding protein → MATVLKSHRASKRRKHSAHPLQRLLEYGHQYRKQIWLATTYSILNKFFDLAPPGLIGVAVDVVVKKQDSIIAQLGVRDVFQQFLIISFLTVVIWILESVFEYAYERLWRNLAQNIQHDLRLDAYKHLQELELAYFEERSTGGLMSILSDDINQLERFLDGGANDIIQVSATVLIIGAAFFILAPSVAWMALSPMPFILWGSFAYQRLLAPRYADVREKVGFLNSRLSNNISGITTIKSFTSEAYEASRLELDSDAYRHSNSKAITLSAAFVPLIRMLILVGFTALLLYGGMAAVSGSMSVGTYSVLVFLIQRLLWPLTRLGETFDQYQRAMASTNRVMNLLDTPIAIHTGDVALPVNEVRGEVQFNNVYFAYKDRFPVIKNLSLDIPAGKTIAIVGSTGSGKSTLVKLLLRLYEVQAGSITLDGIDLQSLNLQDLRRCIGLVSQDVFLFHGTVAENIAYGSFETTEQEIITAAKIAEAHEFIVNLPEGYGTIVGERGQKLSGGQRQRIAIARAVLKNPPILVLDEATSAVDNETEAAIQRSLERITVDRTTIAIAHRLSTIRNADCIYVMEHGKLVESGTHEQLLEKDGIYSGLWRVQSGLR, encoded by the coding sequence GTGGCTACTGTATTAAAATCTCATCGGGCATCAAAAAGGCGTAAACATTCAGCGCATCCTCTCCAGCGTTTGCTTGAGTATGGACACCAGTATCGTAAACAAATTTGGCTGGCGACTACTTATTCTATCCTCAATAAGTTTTTTGACTTGGCACCACCCGGTTTAATTGGGGTGGCGGTGGATGTGGTAGTCAAGAAACAGGATTCCATAATTGCACAGTTAGGGGTACGGGATGTCTTTCAACAATTTTTGATTATTTCCTTCCTGACTGTGGTCATTTGGATACTAGAATCGGTTTTTGAGTACGCTTACGAGCGACTTTGGCGGAATTTGGCTCAGAATATTCAGCATGACTTGCGTTTGGATGCCTACAAACATTTGCAAGAGTTGGAATTGGCTTATTTTGAAGAACGCAGCACTGGCGGTTTAATGTCTATCCTCAGTGATGATATTAACCAATTAGAGCGGTTTTTAGATGGGGGAGCAAATGATATTATCCAAGTTTCCGCAACTGTTCTAATTATTGGCGCTGCTTTCTTTATTTTGGCTCCTAGTGTAGCTTGGATGGCTTTGTCACCGATGCCATTTATTCTTTGGGGTTCTTTTGCCTACCAACGACTGCTTGCGCCTCGCTATGCTGATGTCCGCGAAAAGGTAGGTTTTCTCAATTCGCGGTTGTCAAACAATATCAGCGGAATTACCACTATTAAAAGCTTCACATCTGAAGCTTATGAAGCCTCTCGTTTAGAATTAGATAGTGATGCTTATCGCCACAGTAATTCTAAGGCAATTACTCTTTCTGCTGCTTTTGTGCCGCTAATTCGGATGCTGATTTTGGTGGGTTTCACGGCATTACTTTTATATGGCGGGATGGCAGCGGTTTCGGGTTCAATGTCTGTAGGAACTTACAGCGTCTTAGTGTTTTTAATCCAGCGATTGCTGTGGCCTTTAACTAGATTAGGCGAAACATTTGACCAATATCAAAGGGCAATGGCTTCTACTAATCGAGTTATGAATTTGTTAGATACTCCTATCGCCATTCATACAGGTGATGTAGCTTTACCTGTGAATGAAGTGCGCGGTGAAGTGCAATTTAACAATGTTTATTTTGCCTATAAAGATAGATTTCCAGTGATTAAAAATCTGTCTTTGGATATTCCGGCGGGGAAAACTATTGCAATTGTCGGTTCTACTGGTTCTGGAAAAAGCACTTTAGTCAAACTATTGTTGCGGTTGTATGAGGTGCAAGCTGGAAGCATTACTCTGGATGGGATTGATTTGCAAAGTTTGAATTTGCAAGATTTACGGCGCTGCATCGGTTTGGTGAGTCAAGATGTGTTTCTATTTCATGGCACTGTAGCGGAGAATATTGCTTATGGTAGCTTTGAAACTACAGAGCAAGAAATCATCACGGCGGCGAAGATAGCCGAGGCACACGAATTTATTGTTAACTTGCCCGAAGGTTATGGGACAATTGTGGGGGAAAGAGGACAAAAGTTATCTGGTGGACAAAGACAACGGATTGCGATCGCCCGTGCAGTTCTCAAAAATCCCCCCATTCTAGTTTTAGACGAAGCGACCTCAGCAGTGGATAATGAAACAGAAGCGGCAATCCAGCGATCGCTAGAACGGATTACAGTAGATAGAACTACAATTGCGATCGCTCATCGTCTTTCCACTATCCGCAATGCCGATTGCATTTATGTCATGGAACATGGGAAATTAGTAGAGTCGGGAACCCATGAGCAATTGCTGGAGAAAGACGGTATTTATTCCGGCCTCTGGCGTGTACAGTCAGGTTTGAGATAA